One Glycine max cultivar Williams 82 chromosome 6, Glycine_max_v4.0, whole genome shotgun sequence DNA segment encodes these proteins:
- the LOC100792382 gene encoding cytochrome P450 71A1, with translation MAFLSSVLKQLAYEPSSTHYLTAFFCFVSLLLMLKLTRRNKSNFPPSPPKLPIIGNLHQLGTLPHRSFQALSRKYGPLMMLQLGQTPTLVVSSADVAREIIKTHDVVFSNRPQPTAAKIFLYNCKDVGFAPYGEEWRQTKKTCVVELLSQRKVRSFRSIREEVVSELVEAVREACGGSERENRPCVNLSEMLIAASNNIVSRCVIGRKCDATVGDSVNCSFGELGRKIMRLFSAFCVGDFFPSLGWVDYLTGLIPEMKATFLAVDAFLDEVIAERESSNRKNDHSFMGILLQLQECGRLDFQLSRDNLKAILMDMIIGGSDTTSTTLEWAFAELLRKPNTMKKAQEEIRRVVGINSRVVLDENCVNQMNYLKCVVKETLRLHSPVPLLVARETSSSVKLRGYDIPAKTMVFINAWAIQRDPELWDDPEEFIPERFETSQIDLNGQDFQLIPFGSGRRGCPAMSFGLASTEYVLANLLYWFNWNMSESGMLMHNIDMNETNGLTVSKKIPLHLEPEPHIP, from the exons ATGGCTTTTCTATCATCAGTTCTTAAGCAATTGGCGTATGAACCAAGTTCAACCCATTACCTTACAGCTTTCTTCTGCTTCGTAAGCCTCCTGCTTATGCTTAAGCTAACAAGAAGAAACAAGTCCAATTTTCCTCCATCACCACCAAAGTTACCAATAATTGGCAATCTTCATCAGCTAGGCACACTGCCACACCGCTCCTTCCAAGCACTCTCTCGCAAGTATGGCCCTCTAATGATGCTGCAATTAGGCCAAACTCCAACCCTAGTGGTCTCATCAGCTGACGTGGCCAGAGAAATAATCAAGACGCATGATGTTGTTTTCTCCAACCGACCACAACCTACGGCTGCTAAAATCTTTCTCTATAATTGCAAGGATGTTGGTTTTGCGCCCTACGGCGAAGAGTGGAGACAGACGAAGAAGACATGTGTGGTTGAGCTTCTGAGCCAGAGAAAGGTGCGGTCGTTTCGTTCTATCCGAGAAGAGGTTGTTTCGGAGTTGGTTGAAGCTGTACGTGAAGCATGTGGTGGTAGTGAAAGAGAAAATCGACCATGTGTGAATCTGAGTGAGATGCTGATTGCAGCTTCCAACAACATTGTTTCAAGATGTGTAATTGGACGGAAGTGTGATGCTACAGTGGGTGATAGCGTGAATTGCAGCTTTGGAGAACTGGGAAGAAAGATTATGAGACTATTCTCGGCTTTCTGCGTCGGTGATTTCTTCCCTTCGTTGGGTTGGGTTGACTATCTGACTGGCCTTATTCCGGAAATGAAGGCCACGTTTCTTGCAGTTGATGCTTTCCTTGACGAGGTAATTGCAGAACGCGAGAGCAGTAACAGGAAGAATGATCACTCTTTCATGGGAATTCTCCTTCAACTTCAAGAGTGTGGGAGGCTTGACTTTCAGCTCAGCCGAGATAACCTCAAAGCAATCCTAATG GACATGATAATAGGTGGGAGCGACACCACTTCAACAACTCTAGAATGGGCTTTTGCAGAGCTCCTTAGGAAGCCAAATACTATGAAGAAAGCTCAAGAAGAGATAAGAAGAGTGGTGGGAATCAATTCTAGAGTAGTATTAGATGAAAATTGTGTGAATCAAATGAACTACTTGAAATGTGTAGTCAAAGAAACTTTGAGATTACATTCACCTGTTCCTCTTTTGGTTGCTCGAGAGACATCATCAAGTGTAAAACTAAGAGGGTACGATATTCCCGCCAAAACAATGGTATTTATCAATGCATGGGCAATCCAGAGGGATCCTGAATTATGGGATGATCCTGAAGAATTTATTCCTGAAAGatttgaaactagccaaattgATCTTAATGGACAAGATTTTCAATTAATTCCATTTGGTAGTGGGAGAAGGGGATGTCCTGCTATGTCATTTGGGCTTGCTTCAACTGAGTATGTTCTTGCTAATCTTTTGTATTGGTTCAATTGGAATATGTCCGAGTCTGGTATGTTGATGCACAACATTGACATGAATGAGACCAATGGACTCACTGTCTCCAAAAAAATACCACTTCATCTTGAACCAGAACCACATATACCCTGA